From the genome of Notolabrus celidotus isolate fNotCel1 chromosome 5, fNotCel1.pri, whole genome shotgun sequence, one region includes:
- the LOC117813384 gene encoding junctional adhesion molecule 3B-like: MAKTRLACLLTLLSTHCYISVLAVVLKTSNDSPWTNEFDRIELSCLIESISTTNPRIEWKKITNEGPSYVYYDKKISGALENRAMIREPATLLITNATRSDTAKYRCEVTAADDLKSFDEIVIDLVVRVKPVVPKCSVPKSVPFGKSAELSCVEEEGFPKSQYQWFKDREEIPDDPKTSLKFFNSSYTLNADTGTLKFIAVRKEDAGDYFCRAKNDAGYAECPSQNMEVYDIDVVGIILGVLVVVVVLLCITAGICCAYKRGFFSSQKQTGNNYKVPAKGDGVDYVRTEDEGDFRHKSSFVI; this comes from the exons GCTACATCAGCGTGCTAGCAGTGGTCCTGAAAACAAGTAACGACTCGCCGTGGACCAATGAGTTTGACA GAATCGAGTTATCGTGTTTGATAGAGTCCATCTCCACGACCAATCCTAGGATCGAATGGAAGAAAATAACAAACGAAGGACCCAGTTATGTGTACTATGACAAGAAGATCTCAG GAGCCCTGGAGAACAGAGCGATGATCAGAGAACCGGCCACGCTACTAATAACAAACGCCACCAGATCGGACACAGCCAAATATCGCTGTGAGGTCACAGCCGCCGATGACCTGAAGTCGTTTGATGAGATTGTGATCGACCTTGTCGTAAGAG TAAAGCCAGTGGTGCCAAAGTGCAGTGTCCCTAAGTCAGTGCCTTTTGGGAAGTCTGCAGAGCTGAGctgtgtggaggaggagggcttCCCCAAGTCTCAGTACCAGTGGTTCAAGGACCGGGAGGAGATCCCAGACGACCCAAAGACCAGCCTCAAGTTCTTCAACTCTTCGTACACGCTCAACGCAGACACAGGAACTCTG AAGTTCATCGCAGTCCGAAAAGAAGACGCGGGCGATTACTTCTGCCGAGCGAAGAACGATGCCGGATACGCAGAGTGTCCGTCccaaaacatggaagtct ATGACATTGATGTGGTTGGGATTATACTGGGagtgctggtggtggtggtggtgctcCTCtgtataacagcagggatctgCTGTGCGTACAAGAGAGGCTTCTTCTCCAGCCAAAAGCAGACGGGGAACAA TTACAAAGTCCCAGCTAAAGGAGATGGAGTGGACTACGTCAGGACGGAGGATGAG